The genomic region AGTGGTTTGGATGTGTCTCTCTGCTTTCAGCAGGAGAGCTCATATATTGTTCATCAACAAATGACTTACCAAGTCCTTTCTGTGGTGCCGGGGACCGGAACTCCATTAGGTATTGTAAGTACGGCTTCTCTGTGGTAATCTCAAAGTAACGGATGTTGCCATCCCCCTGCCAAGGCACCAGAATGTGGCAattacagaacagatcaacacgTAGCTCCTCAAAGTTTCAACCGTGTCATGTTTTTCACATCAGGCTTCTTAAAGGTGGAGTCAGTGATTCTGGAGAAAGACTGTTGACATTCATGTGCCAGATTTACTGTCCCTCTCACTCCCACTGCCCTTCTCTTTACACTGCACATCCATGGCCTTTCCCTGTCCTGTGCACATCATGATATTGTTGTGTGGCTCAGTCTGAgcaattttgtttgtttgttatttacagAGTCATGGCTGAACATGCAGCTCTCTGTCAGTGAGGAGATATTTGCTGAATCTGACAAAGTGTATTAGGTTAGAATTGCTGACTGCACTTTCAATGCATTAACTACAGCCTCATCTTATTTGGTGCTGTGCTCCAATTCTAAGAATAAACTGTACTGTTATAGATTTAAATTATTTCaatgtttctttaaatgttttaaatgaagGGAGGGCACTGATGATGAGAAAAGTAAAATTCATCTCTTTTAGAGTAACCATCTTACCAGTTCAAGACTGATATTATAAATAACAAGCATTAACAagtgtgaaaaatgtgactttGCAACTAAAGTGATGACAGATAATTGAAGGATGTTTCAAAGTGTTAAGTACTGAATATTTTAACAATAACTTTTATAATGTGAATGTCACTCTGCAAActgatttacatttacatacaagATTAATAATGATATGACATTTCAGTCACCCAAACTGGATCGGGTATCTGACACAGATTGAAAAACGACCTGTAGAAACAACTTGTCAAATATTAAGGCTGCATAAtattcaaagaaaaagaaaaaaagatgaagcgATATGAGTcataatttttgcatttcattttcactgaaaaagaaaaaaaatgatggtgtgatTTTTCTGGGGTCTGTACTAGGTGTCAGGATCCATTGATCTGGCTCAATTGATTGATTCAATGATCCAAtgtcatcgatgcaaagtgaaaacatcaatctatatctccatattttggtcatacttttattttgaaagcctgtgtcactgtcaaacagcggcAGTCAGATGGCAAGCAACCGAGAGAAAGACGGTAAGGATAACGTTACTTAtttgggaataaatcagcagagtggATAGTATTGTGATTTTGATAAATATTTctattaattgtgcagccctatcAAATATAAGGCATAAAAACAGACATTACAAGAAACATATTTGACACTGACACATCAAATTTGTCTCATACTGGTTTGACATTGACCTTTTTGCTCAGTTTATTTATGAGGCACTTCCTGCTCCTCTACATTTTTGTTGATGGGATGCCAAATGGCGACATTCTTACTAAACTATTAATGTGAATTATGCATGTATGTTGTTGTTACTTTAAAAAGGCCATCGCTGACCTTTATAGCTTATTTGGTATTTGCCATATTAAATTTGTACTGATTGTTTATACCCTATCTAGTCAGGTGACAATTTCAGTCGTCTCTCCTGGGTCTGTAAATGCCTGTacctctcctacacacttgTTATTATCAGCGTACAAACATCTTTAATTATAAAAAGATGAATACTAACCTAGTAGAAACCCTTCATAGTAGAaaaattaaaggagctgtatacgACATGCAGAGTGTGTGAGTCAGAGTTTGATTCAGCTGTCTACATACAGCTCTTGACATGGAATTGGCTGAGccggtggctagcagctaatggtgctagcCACtaaaacagtgctaacaatggcaacagtgctgactgaGCTTACATTGTTAACCTGGGGTAAAGCAGAGGGTGGGTGTTGGCTTTTGTTACATGGCTGCTCCCATATCAGCGGTAACTGCCTGGTGAGTGCAGTGCAGATTGGCAGCGGTTAGCTAGCCAGAGGGACACACTGACAGGAACTCATatgcacaaacattcacattaAATGTCATTAACAACtcctttacatttacatccgAATCAGGTAAATCTGATAAATACTACAGTCATGAAAAACTGTTACGACACAGATGGGTCGGTGCTGACCTTGCCTGCCAGGTACAACATGTGCGTGTCGGCATCATAGAAGGGAAACAACAGTCCTGAGAGGCCGTCTATGTCCTCCTCCACAATTGGCATGGACAAATCCTCCTGGgaagagcaacacacacacacacacacagggaattaaatacacacacaggctccaCCCACTCTGGCATTACATGCACGAGCCATATGGAGGTGTTGTCTGACCTGATCCCAGAGAGCGATCTGCCGGGTGTTCCAGCGTGAAACCCCTGTGGTGAGCAGTCGCTTCATGTTACCCAGGAACACCACTCGGTTTACACGGTGGTTCTTACAGCTGGCTTGCTGTCGGAGCAACgcacaaaaacaaagctttaatgGTACATGCACCTCAAGTTCATTCTCTAAAGTATTTTAATTATTCAATCTTGTGACTATTATATTGTTCTgacaagacagagaaagaatATGGCTCTATAACAGGCAACCCTCCAATATTTTAATGgcataacattttaattatttaatacaTGGATTTAATAGTTACTCGAGAACCTTGGCATACCAGCATCAATattattttatctaattttctttttaaatgaaataccACAGCCaaaaatacacctctgtttcAGAGTAAATCTGTATTTCAGGTACAGAATATTTTTATGATTTGTCCCTTCTCTTTCTGtcacttctcctcctcctgctgattgGTCTTGATCACCTCCGCTTGGTGCACCAGCGCCACAGCACATGGGTCTAATTAGAAACCATTTCATCATAGTGATCAGGTGGCAGGATCACCAAGGTCAAACAATAAGTGGTTGAGGAGTGGTGTAGTTTTTAATTagcaataaaatgaaatgaaaattattATTGTGTAGACAGAAATTAATTTGAACAAAGTTTTGGCTTTAAAAACTGAATACGTATTCTCATGGAGCTGGAGTTTCTCCAAAGACCTGAAGGTACAAGGCCTGCCGAAGGACTAAGGAGACAATACAGCCAAAATGATGAGTGGAGAGCCTGAACGTTACACAATATTTGACTGTTAAACACCTGATTTTAAAGCCATCAGCATTAATCTGCTGCTGTATCAGCCTCCAGTCTCCTGGTTTCAGGCCTTCCACAAGATTTTTGcagcagggattttttttccattcagcAGCACGAGCATCAGTGAGGTCGAGCACTGATATTGTGCAATAAGATCTGGCTCAGTGTCTCTGACCCTGTTCTTCCCAAGGGTGCTGGATGGGGTTGAAATCAGGGCTCTTTGCAAGCCAGTCAGGTTCTTCCACACCAAACTGTGAACCTTTATGAACCTAACATTAGGGGTGGAGGTATGTTGAAACAGGACAGTGCCTCCTTGAAGCTTTTGTCACAAATCTAGAGGTACTCTATATCCTAAAATATAAGTATATCTAATATAAGTTTCTCCTAATTTGAACTAGGGGGCCTAAACCATGGAAAACAGCTCAACAAAAGAACACATACTTTTGTGTTTATGAGGTCACAATTAATAATTGCCTCAGTATAATCAGTCATAGTAAAGGATATTTTCAACACAAACAGTTGTCCCCTAAATATGCACACTCCCACAAAAATACCCACTCCCTCCTGCTGACCTGAAGGACGGCCCCGGAGCGTGGCTCAATGACACGCAGCTTCTTGTCTTTGCAGCTGGTGGCCAGCAGGCTGCCATCTGTGTTGAAGGACATGCTGAGGATGACGTCAGTGTGGCAGTCGATCATTTTCACCGGCTCTCCGATCTCCAGGTTCCAGATCAGGATCTGACACAGTCAGGAGGGATTGTTTGGGTGGAGCTGTTAGATGGCTGTGGTGCTTGAATCAGTGATATTATTACGTTGTGAGCTCATGAAAAGGAtctgagtttgtttttgtgtgcgaCTACTAATATCAGACAGTATTCTCCGCTGATATCTACAGTGAGATAAGAAGCATGTCTCATGGTTTCAACAGAGGCTAAATATCATATTCTGTTCTTTGAAAATCACTCATCAATGCTTTATTGAATCACAGGGCTGcaacaaatcattttttttatgtaggaactatttgcCTTCAACAGAACTACACCCTCCAACCGAATCACCACAcggaaggaagtgtgcatctactcatgaacaagaGGCTTGAGCTAATGAAAGATGTAAACATAAATAGTGTCCCCCCCGgatgagctgtaacgttagctagctcagtggtgctaggtaagCTAGCAGTCGATGCAcacttaagcctgatttatggtcctgcgttaaatcaacgacgtcgctacgtcgtagggtacgtggctacgcagaaggctcgccgtagcccccggcgtagcctgacgtgcacctccccaaaaatgtaactacacgtcgaggcgacgcagacccaacgcagaccgagagggctgtgattggtttgcttggtagcaacgcatttccggttctatatttccagattgcgccatccccgccatctttaaacatcttctgttgcgatgtagatgttgcagtattaaggcccatttatgctcaacgttcaaTACGGATACGGATAAGGATACGGATACGGATACGGACTGATACGGACCgatacggacggagccgtctatccgtgctccgcgttcatttctctttgaccggaaaagccggaagctaaacaaagaatcaaccagagacgacgataaccattcaggaaaggaacgcagcctcctactgctctggcggtgaattgcaccgcgacgaaatgcagtgacggagaagttcgaagggttcacgacggcgtcacggcaatgacgtaggtacgtcgtaggtacgccgcaggaccataaatcaggctttaccTCTGCACAGTCATATGGTTGGagagtgtagtttggtagaggGAAAATAGTccctatgtgaaactgctcgCAGCAAGGTCTGCGAATCATCTTGAGTTAACAGGTCATGATTTCTCGAAAGAGACagtgttgttgagtttttcaacgtcgtttttggcgctttgagcaccacaaggcgagtgccatctagttccattatactggagagaaggaaaacatctctatggccgatatctccaacactcaacaactcacaccaaaacaatctagatcaGTAAAtatcactacaggtaagagaaaaacatgtacttttgattttggggtgaactgtctctttaagaatAACTATATAGAAACAGCCAGTATTCTTGCTGATGGTCTCATCTTCTTATGTAGGTCATATAGAGGCATCAGTGTTGAACTGTGTAGTTGCTGTTACTCCTGAATGAGCTAAATAACACAAATTGACAAAATGTAATGAGTATCTAAGAAAGAATATTTCCTTAAACGTGTGTTTTATGTtaattgctgctgctgccactgtacAATGTTTATTCAAGCTTGGTTACTCATCACTGATGTGGTACCTTGTAGTCGTAGCCAGCACTGAAAAGAATGCCGCTGCTGGTGGGGTGCCACTCGATCACGCCCACCCGTCTGCTGTGGCCATACAGCTCCAGCACCGCCTCCGTCATGTTGCGCCTCAGACCACCCTCTGGGATCTCCCATACTCGCACCTGCCACGTTCACATAAACAGAGTCAGTATAAAGGAATACACAGTGTCTGGGTTGttataaagcacacacacacacacacacacacgtttttaTAAAATGGGTCAATAAGTATTATGCTTTTGTCAGAGGCCACTTCATATTTGTCTCTAATATAAACTACAATCAGTGTGACACAGCTAGAGATCCCTCTGATCAAAAATAGCACAGTATCAATGTAGCCCATTGCATTAGGATTAGACTGGATTACAGCGATGGCCGCAGGCTCTGTGTTCGACCAGAGGAGATTATCCGTCAACAAGTGAAAGTACTATACAGGGCACAGTGCTACTATGTCTTTACTATGCTCAGCAGTGTAATGTAACAGCTGCATgtactgggaaaaaaaaggccCACAGATTCCCAGTATTTGTCATGTAACATCTGAGATTAAGACTAATGCTGATTACATTTGACATTGTGTATGATGTCATTTATGTAATCAGTTACTGAACAGctagtgtgtttatttcttatttcacacaaacagcaaCCAGCCAGGAGTGAAAAATGAAGCCGATACGGAAGTTCCAAAatactgcagttcctcaaatggccacttgaggctggttccaaAATCCCCATCAACCTCCATTTTAAAACACCGaacattacagcagaaataaacatgtttacagcctggtacacaaAACAGTTACGGTCTCCAAAAACTGTATGTGAGGTGAATTTATATACAACTCtcttgtttacatttcatttaggCTTAAAGTTAAGGTGGGTGCCGTCAGTTGACAAGTCAGTACTGCGACAACAACGATGGTTAGGTTATGTAACCATGGTGTTACCTCAGATTTACAGAGTGCAGTGGTAACTGTAGCTACTTCAGTCTGTTTTCAGGTCATGGCAGTTAATTGTAACGTTTTGGTCGccataaaaaagtcttgttcagtgtttttagttcTGGGTCTTTAACAGGGGTCCACAACCCCTACAGTTTCCTCAGATTTACCACAGGGGGACCCACACAGTTATTGTTTTGTCACTAGATAGGCAGCTaaatcactgtgtgtctgttacAGCGAGGCAAACTAGTTAGCTAGCAGTTGCGTACTATCCAGACATACTGGCTGAGTAGCTGTGTTATTGTTTCAAGTGTGCGGACATTATTGTGGGCcatccacctcagaaacatgaTGCATAAATCTATAATTCTGCtagtaattattattttcatatcTTAGTATTGTATGCATCATAAAGGGGTATGTTTGGCACTTAAGGTTGCCGTACATGTTGCTGTGGGTCTAGTTTAATATGCAACCCAATTTTGTACAAAATGTTTAGCAAGAGGTCTCTGCTCCATCTCTCTTCAGCTAAAGGGTCCTTGCcctaaaaaatgtcaaagacccctgattttgctgttttttgttagCAAAACTAAGCATCGTCACAGCTAGCCATAGCTGTTAATGCAGcatgctaactaagctagctGCTAAATATAGTTATCTCTACCATCTCATCTCaatatagtcacttctggctccaaaaagcaAGATAGACAGCAAAAATacaaactccaggcttcaaAATGTAAGTCCATAAACCACTCGGTGACTTTACGATGGCTACGTCtatcatttttacagtctatgattccACATCTGTCATTTGCCATTTTCAGGCCACTGgctcacaacaacaacaaccagagCAGCTGCCAGCTGAAATCCAATCACAGGCTTGTGTCCAGTATTCGATGACCTCTTTGCCTTCTGGCCCAGCGGCTGTCGACCTCAGCATCACACAGCCTCATGATTTCACAGATAGTGTGTGTTTCGCATCTTCAAAGCCTTACCATCATTCAGCACCATTACCTTCTATAATCAGTCTGAGCCGACCTGTTTGGTAAAAAGCTGACGTTAAAAATGAAAGTAAGTGGGACACGTACCGAGGTGTCCTCAGAGCAGGATGCTATGATGTTTTCAAAGAAGGGATTCCACTTGATATCCAGAACGTTGCCTTGGTGGCCGCACACCTTTGGGTGATGAGAGTCCAGGCGGCCGGTCTGAAACAGAGCGAGAGGAGTacgttattttacattttagtgttcCTGTTTCAGCATGTGGGTGAAAGGAATGAAAATATGAGCATATATGACAATCTACTGTACTGTGAGCTACAATATTCGCAATACTGACTCCCTGtccactttcaaatcccatctgtgaaaacacacctttttcaAGCCGGCTTATTCGGTCTGATttaatggagacacacacatggTGACCTAAGATGATGATGACCTTACAGTGATGATTTTACGATTTTTGTCCagttgttttattaactttcattgtataagtttaagtttaattactttattaatcccctgaggggaaattcaatgttttcactcttgcttgtcaattacacacaggtctgaaagacacacacatgcacaaacaggacctatacatgcacaaagtggagagatctcagagtgagggggctgccctttggtcaggcgccccgagcagttgggggggttcggtgtcttgctcaagggcacctcggcagtgcccaggaggtgaactggcacctctccagccaccagtccacactccatatcttggtccggacggggactcggacaggcgaccctctggttcccaacccaagtccctatggactgagctactgtcgGAATATATGGAatagtttgatttgatttattttttaattttttttgtaaggtgtccttgagtgctttgaaagtgcttctaaataaaatgcattattaaatTGAGAAAAAGTAATGGAtgtatgcctttttttcttGCACATAAAAATGTAGAGTACTGTATCCGTGGTAAAACACATCACAAAAGAGCATAAATTACACAAAACAACAGTAGAAAAGAACATTTGTTTTCCAAGACCGAATCTACAATGGtaacaaatgataaaaataagtaatttattaaattaatttgctgCTGGACGCAGGTCATAAATCTGTATTCATCTACATCACTGAACAAAcctatcctttttttttatcaacatgAACATGAAGGACTGATATAATGTAATAACGGTGAAATCACATCAGTGAGATAACTTGATAAATCctgagcaaaacaaaacagacctgGTTATTGTGCGGGGACATCTGAGGCACATGATTGTTATTGCAATAACCCGCAGAGTCCACAGAGGGGCAGTGGCTCATAACTGCAGATGACAGAAGCCTTTAATGTCGGTCatgttgtcatgaatgtttgaTGTCACTTCAATTTActgacctctttttttttttatttcctcagagATTTGTTTAAGAGCGTCGGGTCATGCTTCAGTGAaatcctgtatgtgtgtgtgcgtgtgtgtgtgtgaatgcactGTCCTTGCTGAACCCTGCAGATTTTCTCCAGATGCATTATCAAGCCTTAACAAACtgcaatataataaaatataataactataataaaatgtcagtagCACCCTCACTGAGAGAATGAAATAATACATTAATACAAGCTGCCCCCTCACGCTCAAACAAGACTTTTCATTTTATAACAGCAGGAGGCGAAATGGTGAAACACAATCACACAGCTCCAGTAAGGCCCAGGGGTTAAAGTGATTCAGCGTGATTTACCCATATTGATCAACATTAGCTTGCTACTGACACCTAGCTGACAAGATAGATAGCCAGCACAATCATATCAATATAATCTCAGCAACATCAATATTATCTCAGCAATAACAGATACAGTATATTAACTTACTGTACACACAGAAATAAAGCATATCAATGAATGCTTTTTCACAACCATACATAACCCACTAAAACCAGGAAGTCTTCCCACAGAAAAATTCCTCACTTTTGCCAAAGATACTGAAGGCTCTGCTAACAAGATAAGGGACACATGCCAAAATCCATAGAGACCAGCGTCTGCCAAAATTTGACAGCAGTGAAACGGGACATCAATTCAGTCAATaaaggaggaaaggaaaaaaagagacagtgtGACTAAGCAAGACAGACTGTGCATTCCagtgtcaaatgcagtatgccaaaaataccaggatgttatACTGCATCCAGGCGCATTTTGCAGAGTGCAAGGCAGCATgctgttctgacccacaatcctcagTGCAGCGGAAGATACGTCACATGgactgagccgcaaacagatgacagctcattgacagctgacagaagcCTCAGTGACGGATGTCAGAGCATTTAGgggaatagtaataataggaatattaacACACATTGCGAAGGAACAACAGCTGAGCTCTCCAGGTTCATCTCCACCtctggtgttttgttttatctccatggtaatGTGAAGTTAAAACATTAttcaagagggtcaaagttagGGCTGCCCCTTGTAAGTCagagatttgaatcatcagtcggAGACCCTTCAGTCGACTCAGATTGTTTCAAGTCGAgcagttggggtttttttgcaagtcagtgtgctgtgcagtatGGAAGCGCACTGCAGTCcttgaatgaataaaaaaatcgaCAAATCATCTCGTTATTATGAGATCTTGTGTCGTAAATGCGAGATAAGATCTGgtaattacgagatcctgaTGTCATACTACAATAAGGCCTTTCGCTGATActgtaataacattaacattagctgATTTGTTAGTCCACTGAGAAACACAAGGATGGTACTTCTGGTCAatgtttttcagaataaaaacattatatcTGTAGACTACGGAAGCGCATTGAGATAagtcataattacgagatcctgaTGTCATAATTACAACATacgatctcgtaattatgagataatacgtcgatttttttttccatttatttagtgaatgcaatgcgcttcTGTAGTGCAACATATTTCTGGGGACGTTTTGGTCctcagattttgctgcagactTTCACACTACTCCTTAGTACAGACGGCTGCGGGTGTGATGCagcggcacagaggaggagaaactttgcGTCGTAAGACTCCAAAATAACATTATCTTCCCTCTTCTGCTTGGGAgtagtgaatttacagctcacagcaacttaatacaacacagtctctggcttttgtttgatatctagtctCTGCAAAAAAGGTTGTTACGTTGTTAGCTccattagcttgtttactatacaCTGAAGAACCCGCTGAGCCCATTCAAACTTTCAAACTttacatgaaaaaacaaaacaaaaaaaacaaaacaaattgttGAATATTCACATAAATGGCCGAATCTGATTTGACGGACAAAATCCCGAGCCGGGTAGCGGCTGAGTCAAAGTCCAAGCACAGTGTTATGACAAAGCTGTATGTCCAAGTTGTACTCTATTCATACTCCATGCAACAGTGCATACTTTGTAAGTGCAGCTGCAGTATGTACTGATAGTAAAAAGAGAAGGTATGCTATTCAGA from Epinephelus moara isolate mb chromosome 1, YSFRI_EMoa_1.0, whole genome shotgun sequence harbors:
- the coro2ba gene encoding coronin-2B isoform X1 encodes the protein MTVTKMSWRPTYRSSKFRNVYGKVGNREHCFDGVPITKNVHDNHFCAVNSKFLAVVTESAGGGSFIVIPVSQTGRLDSHHPKVCGHQGNVLDIKWNPFFENIIASCSEDTSVRVWEIPEGGLRRNMTEAVLELYGHSRRVGVIEWHPTSSGILFSAGYDYKILIWNLEIGEPVKMIDCHTDVILSMSFNTDGSLLATSCKDKKLRVIEPRSGAVLQQASCKNHRVNRVVFLGNMKRLLTTGVSRWNTRQIALWDQEDLSMPIVEEDIDGLSGLLFPFYDADTHMLYLAGKGDGNIRYFEITTEKPYLQYLMEFRSPAPQKGLGVMPKHGLDVGACEVFRFYKLVTLKGLIEPISMIVPRRSDTYQEDIYPMTAGTEPALSASEWLGGINRDPVLMSLKDGYHRPNQLVFKAPVKEKKSVVVNGIDLLENVPPRTENELLRMFFRQQEELRRLKEELTTKDVRIRQLELELNNLKNVSPNNV
- the coro2ba gene encoding coronin-2B isoform X2, whose translation is MSWRPTYRSSKFRNVYGKVGNREHCFDGVPITKNVHDNHFCAVNSKFLAVVTESAGGGSFIVIPVSQTGRLDSHHPKVCGHQGNVLDIKWNPFFENIIASCSEDTSVRVWEIPEGGLRRNMTEAVLELYGHSRRVGVIEWHPTSSGILFSAGYDYKILIWNLEIGEPVKMIDCHTDVILSMSFNTDGSLLATSCKDKKLRVIEPRSGAVLQQASCKNHRVNRVVFLGNMKRLLTTGVSRWNTRQIALWDQEDLSMPIVEEDIDGLSGLLFPFYDADTHMLYLAGKGDGNIRYFEITTEKPYLQYLMEFRSPAPQKGLGVMPKHGLDVGACEVFRFYKLVTLKGLIEPISMIVPRRSDTYQEDIYPMTAGTEPALSASEWLGGINRDPVLMSLKDGYHRPNQLVFKAPVKEKKSVVVNGIDLLENVPPRTENELLRMFFRQQEELRRLKEELTTKDVRIRQLELELNNLKNVSPNNV